Genomic DNA from Paenibacillus borealis:
CCGCTTGGCGGAAAAAAAATGCTGCATTTCATACAACAATGTTGGATTATGGCCGAGATCATGCGGGAAATGTTGTAATATGTGCAGGATTTTATATAACATATGCTCTTCTGAACCGGCAGACTCAGTTCTGCTGCGGGGGAAGCGGAAGTCCCAGATGATGATAGGCCGCAGGGGTAACGATGCGTCCGCGCGGCGTGCGCTGCAGGAAACCGATCTGCAGCAGATAAGGCTCGTATACGTCCTCGATGGTCTGGCTCTCCTCGCCTATCGTAGCAGCGATGGTATCGAGCCCGACCGGTCCGCCGCGGAAGGAGCTGATCATCGACTGCAGCATCTTATGGTCGATGCTGTCCAGGCCCCGGGGATCTACCTGAAGCATCTTCAGCGATTCACCGGCAATCTCCGGCGTAATGATGCCGTCGCCGCGGACCTGCGCATAATCGCGCACCCGCTTCAGCAGGCGGTTGGCAATCCGCGGTGTCCCGCGGGCCCGCAGGGCAATCTCTTCAGCGGCATCGCCCAGTATCTCGATGCCGAGCAGTTCGGCGTTGCGGGACACGATGAAGCTCAGCTCATCGATGGTGTAATACTCCAGCCGGCTGACTACGCCGAAGCGGTCGCGCAGCGGAGCGGACAGCAGCCCCGCGCGTGTCGTTGCTCCAATCAGCGTGAAGGGCGGCAGGTCCAGCCGCACCGAGCGGGCGCTTGGCCCTTTGCCGATCATAATATCCAGCGCGAAATCCTCCATCGCCGGATACATAACCTCTTCCACCGTGCGGTGCAGGCGGTGGATCTCGTCAATGAACAGCACATCGCCTTCCTGGAGGTTGGTCAGCAGCGCCGCCAGATCGCCGGGCCGCTCAATCGCCGGACCGGAAGTGGTCCGCAGATTCACACCCAGCTCGTTGGCAATAATATTGGCCAGTGTAGTCTTGCCCAGGCCCGGAGGCCCGTACAGCAGTACATGATCCAGCGCTTCGCTGCGCATCTTGGCTGCTTCTATATATATTTTCAGGTTTTCTTTAACCTGATTCTGGCCGATGTATTCCCCCAGGTAACGGGGCCGCAGGCTTAATTCGACCGCCTGCTCGTCCATCATCAGATTTGCCGATATAATCCGGTCATCCATTATTCCTCACTCCGTTCTTCGGGGACCTATTTGGCTATAAAGAGCAGCCCCAGCGCCTTCTTCATCAGCACGTCAACCGGTCCGGTATCCGTTCCTTCTTTCTTCATCGTCAGCCACACACGGTCCAGCTCGGTATCGGTATACCCCAGCGCCTTCAGGGCGTCCCGGGCCTCTTCCCACGGAAGTGCCTCGGCCTTGGCCTGGGCTTCAGCTGCTACTGCGAACAGCCCTGTATGCAGGGCAGCTCCGCCGAAGCCGTCCAGCTTATCCTTCAGATCCAGAATCATCCGCTGCGCCGTCTTCTTGCCGATGCCCGGCAGCTTCGTCAGGAAGGTGATATTCTCCTGATAGATGGCCGAGATCAGCTGATCCGGTGTTCCGCCGGTCAGAATGCCCAGCGCCACACGCGGTCCGATACCCGACACTTCAATCAGCTTGCGGAACAGCTTCTGTTCCTCACGGGTCGGGAACCCGAACAGGAGCGTAGCATCCTCACGGGTCTGATAATGAATGAAGATGGTCACCGGACCCTCCACCTTGGCAAATGCATACGGATTCGGGCAGAAGACCCGGTATCCGACGCCTTGAACATCCAGCACGACATATTCTGATTCCAAATGTACAACCGGTCCTCTTAGGAAATCTATCATTTTCGCAATACCTCATTTAGTTTGGAATTAAGACTCACGGAATGGGCGTGGCATACGGCCACCGCCAGTGCATCCGCCACATCATCGGGCTTCGGTACAGCCGACAGCTTAAGGAGCAGCTTGACCATCTCCTGAACCTGTTTCTTCTCAGCCTTGCCGTACCCTACTACTGCCTGCTTCACCATCATAGGGGTGTATTCCGCGACCGGAAGCCCGCGCTGCACGGCCGCCAGAATCAGCACCCCGCGCGCCTGCGCCACCGGAAGGGCCGTCGTCACATTGCGGCTGAAGAACAGCTTCTCTACCGCTACCGCATCCGGCTTATATTTATCGATCAGCTGCACCATGCCTTCATAGACATGCAGCAGACGTTCCTCTTCCGGTGTATGCGCCTCGGTCTGGATACAGCCGTATTGTACCGGTGTCAATTTGTTTCCTGTTTTATCTACAAAACCAAAGCCGACAATCGCCAGCCCCGGATCAATCCCCAAGATGCGCAAGATCCTTCTCTCTCCTCTGTGCCAGGGCAGAATACCCCTGCGGGTTCATCCATGAATCCGCCCTAAAGCGAACATATGTATTCCTTCTACCCATTATAGCAAAAAAAGTTTCCCCGGGGAGACAAAAACTTTGTCCCGGAGAAATTAAAATCAGGACTCTATTTCAGACAAAAAGGCCCGCGAGCGTCCTGCCCGCGAGCCTTCAAACAGTTATTACTTTCATTTTCATTCCGCATGCATCACCTGTTCCGCCGAATCCCGCGCGTAGTCGCTGAAGGTAGACAGCACACTGTTGTACTCCTCCATATCCTGCACCCGGATGCCTTGATGAAGCTGATCCCAGATTCCCTCCGGCAGTGAAGATTTCATCGAGCCCATATCCAGCTGGAAGAAGGTCTTCATTACCTTCTCCGACGCCGGCGGTCCTTTGAACAGTGTCAGATTCCCCTGCTCGTCCACACCGAAATAGGCTTCTTTCTTGGTGAGCGGCGACAGATCATTAACTCTCTGCTCCAGCCACAGGTCGCCCTCCCGGCTAAGCCAGCCGCTCCAGCCGGAATGCTGTGCAATCAGCACCTTAAGCTGGGACGGGTTCCTGTTCCCGGGGAGCGTCTGCACTTCTTCTCCGGAGACATAGATGGTCTTCAAATGCACTGTCCGGCTGACCGGCTCCCGGCTGACTGCTTCCAGTAGCCCCTTGCTGTCCAGTATAGCGGCTCTCTCTTCCTCGTCAGACTCTATATGATTATAAACGGCTGCCACAGCCGGCATACTGCCACCGGCCTCCTTGGTCTGCTCCATCGTTGCGTCTAGAGTTCCGGGTAACGTCCAGGCCGAATGATCCAGCAGTGCGCTGATTTCTTCCGGAACCTGCATGCCCCGCCAGGCCAGCACCGTAAGCACGATGCATGCCGCTCCCACCCAGGGAGCCTTTTTCCAACGTCTCCACCGCCGCCACAGTTGTTTTTTCAAGCGAAAAGCATTCACGTTAATCCCTTCATTCTGGTTTTTTCCTATTGTGACCTGTGAAGGGAGCATTTATGCGCCTGTGCTTGAAATTCATCCCAACCCGCAATTTAATCTGTGTTCAGCGGATTCTCAATGGCTCCGAGAAACAGCACTACCCGGGTCTGCACATCTCTGATCATGAACAGAAACGGCCGGTTGACCGTCATTTCAAAGGGCGTATCTGCCGGAGGGGCTGACCCTGCAAGCATCTCGATCACAGTGGAAGCCGCCGCCTCCGTCCCCCGTTCATTCACATCGATGTAGGTTTTGTGGATGACCTTGCTGAAGTATACCGGAAGCCCAAGATCGGCCAGCAAGGAGAAATCGCCAAGGTCCGGATCGAAGGCCCGCTTCACTCCCAGGGCCTGAAGAGCGTCTGCAAGCTCTGTCCCGTAGCTGGCTGTAAACCGCGGCAGCCGAAGCGTACCTTGGGTACTGGCAAAGCCATCATCAAGAAGCGGGAGCTTGCCCGCCGCAAGCTGATCTGCAAGCTCCTGCAGGGAGGAGTCCTCGCCTGGAAGAACCACCAGCATCTCCATCTGGCCCTCTCCATAAGGAAGCTTCACAGCCTGCCAATCCTCATTCTCTGCATACTGGAAATACCCGCTCCGCTTCATCATCACCGCCTGCACGGCCGTTCCGTCCGGGGGATAGAAATCTGCTGGCTCTGTAGCCTCTTCCGGGAAGATATCACTCCAGCCGCCTTTGAAATACAGCGCGTTGACAAGCACCGCGACAGCCCGCTGTCCCGGCGGCTCCGTGAGCATTTCATTGATTCTATGCTCCGTGTGTTCCGAGACCCAATCATTGATCTGCGTGACGGACTTCCGGGCAGTCAGGTCTGTGGTCTTGATCTCCGCATTATAGAAGTCCTTGCCGGTCTTGAGATAATCCTTGCGCAGCGGCAAACCCTTCATGCCCCAGACCGAGTTCGCAATCTTCAGCTGAACCCCCGGTCCCCCGTCAGTCAGTAGCTGCAGCAATGCCTGATGGGCGGCGTTCAGCTTCTGCCGCTCTTCAGGCGCATAACCGAGCAGCGTCCCCAGCTCCTCGGCCGTCTCTCCGGCGCTGCCGTTATACGCAAGGGCCAGAGCGGCGGCCACACTGTAAGGTGACACCGACAGATTCCCGCCGCCCTGCTTCCACAACTGGCCAAACAGCTTCGCGCCCAGCCGGTTGCTTCTCTCAGCCAGCCCGGAATCAAGTCCAGCTGCGGCTGCCTGTCTCTCCGAGTAACTCATTGGTGAACCTCCTTCACTGCAGCCGGCCAGCAGAAGCACGGCTAACAAGAGTACGGATATTCTTCTTCCCATTCTTATTTCCCCCTTAAGTTCATCCGAAGCGGTAAAGGATCTGTATACGAGAGTCCCCTTTCCATTCATGGACGTCCCCTGCTTGGGAAAAGTTACAAATAAAGGGTTAGAAATTCAACACTTTGAAATTTAACACTTAGCAATTCGGCACCACCGGCAGCTTAATATGGCTCGGATACTCATGGTTATGGCAGATCGTCTGCTGTACAATCACCGCTTCAGCATCTTCATATGGATTATTCCCGGTGTTCGTGTTGGGGAAGGCCACAAATTTGCTGGAAGAAGTGACAGTGAAGCGTACCCGGTGCCCTGCGGCAAAAGTGTGGGCAATGTTCTGCATGAAAATATCGTACTGCTCCACCTGCCCCGGCACCAGCAGCTGCGGCTGTTCCAGCCCGTGCCGGTATTTCGCCCGCACGATGTAATTGGACAGGCGGATGGAATCGCCCTGCTCATTCACATCGCTGAGCGTCACCACCCAGTCCGTATCCAGCCCCGTGCTCGCGGCATAGATGACCGCTGACAGCTCTCCGGCGATCGTCAGACGCTCTGCCAGCGGTTCACTGGTATAGACGACAATGTCGCTGCGCAGCTCATGCTTCCGCATATTCTCCGGCTCCCGCTCGCCGCTGTCGGCCACCGGATCAGCCGGATTATAGATGTAAGTGTCTGCTGCTGAATGCTCCTCAGGCTCAGCCGCCAGTCTGCCATCCCCCAGCGACGAATTCGCCCGGCCATTCCCGCCCAGATAGAACGGAGTAATCACCGCTTCTGCCGGTGTCCAGTCCTCCGAGGTTCTCCAGCGGTTCTCACCCACCACATAATAGGAAGCCCGCGGCTCCTGGTCGATGCCGTTCGGGATATCCTTCAGGAACCGGTCGAACCAGCGCAGCACGGAAATATCATAATCGTACACCACTGCATCATTGCCGAAGGACACACCCAGCAGATCCCGTGCCCGGTTCGGTCCGTGCTCCCAGGCGCCGAGCCGGATTTTGCGGCTCTTCACATCATGCTCCGTCAGCATCCGCCAGGTCTCCGATACTCCCGGGCTGTCACCGTCATACCAGCCGGAAATCACATACATCGGAACCTTAACCTGATCCCCGCGTTCGGTGAACGTACAGTTTCTCCAGAAATCGTCATATTCAGGATGCTGGCTCCACAGCTCCCACGGCCCCGAAGTGCGGCCGATCATCTGCTGCGGAATATCCCTGATCGGTCTGGCATCGACCGCCGCTTCCGGGTCCACTGTAATGCCGCCGAAGATATCAAAGTCCGTACGCGTCCCCACCGACTGCGCAAGCGTCCAGGACAGCAGCGGCCAGGAGCAGAGCGTCCCGCCTTTGCGCGCGGTGTCCACGAAGGGCGAACCTACATTCACCTCATCCACCACCGCCAGCAGGTTCGGGTGGCCGCTGGTAGCGGCTGCTACAACGACATAGCCGAGGTAGGAGGCGCCCCACATTCCAACTTTGCCGTCAGACCATGGCTGGGCTATAATCCAGTCAATAGTATCGTAGCCGTCATCGCGTTCATTGTAGAACGGGATCAGCTCCCCTTCCGAATCCGCCCGGCCGCGTACATCCTGGGAGACCACGGCGTAGCCTTTGTTCGCCCAGCGCATGAAGATTTCTTTTTTACCATTCCGGTCGTAACAGGTTCTTACCAAGATAGTTGGCACCTTCGTTCCCGGCTCAAGACCTTCAGGAAGAAACAAATCGGTAGCCAGCTTCACGCCGTCCCGCATCGGCACAAGATACGCCCCCAGATCATTCACACCGTATTCCGGCTGTGACAACAGCGGCTCAGCATAGAGGGCGAGCGGGGTCAGCTGCTCATACCCTGCCTTAACGATCAGCTCAATGCCATAGCGGTTAGGGGTCAGAAAAGCGATAACCTCCCCGTCCAGCGTCACAATATCCAGCGCCGTGCCCCCGCGGTAAGCCCATACCTGTGAAGTCCGCTCTGCGCCGGAGATCTCCGCCTGATAGGTAATATGCTTCTGATATTTATCCCCGTTCTCCAGTACAACCTCGTCCCCCAGCCATTCTGCTGATGTGTATATACTAAGCTGCTCCGCAATCCGGGCCAGCGGAAGAACATATTTCGCCCCTGCCTCCAGCACATTCTCCTGCATCTGCGTACGTCTGCGCGTGTCAACCTTGGCGTGCATGACGACCTGGTCCGTGAAACGGATTTTGCCGCTATATATTCCTGAGCAGTAGAAGTTAAAGCTTGTCTGCTGTAAGTATGAATTCATCTGTAAAAGTCCCCTATCCGCAAATTTGTTCGAACACGCGCAGCCAGTTGCCGCCCATAATCTTAGCGATCTCTTCATCGCTGTAACCGCGCCCTACCAGTCCCCGCGTGAAATTGCTGAAATAACTGTATTTCTCAAGCCCTGCTACGGTCTCCGTGGAGGGACCATCCCCTTTGGCGAATCCCAGCTTCGGAGCGATATGCTCTTTGAAAAAGACCAGCGACCAGCCAAGGTCACTCATAGGCCAGTCCGTGCCGATGCCCACATGATCTGCGCCTACCAGCCTGATCACATATTCAATATGGTCCAGCACATGCTCAATGGTGGTATGATCAGGATCTTCATGTACAAACCACGGCATCGCAAAAATACCAATCACCCCGCCGGTGGCAGCAATTGCACGGATCTCCTCATCACTTTTGCAGCGCATATGCGGGTAGATAGCTTCCACACCAGTATGCGAGGCGATAACCGGCGCACTTGAGGCCGCGCAGGCATCCAGGGTGGTCTGTCTGCCGCAGTGTCCGGTATCGACGATGATTCTGAGCGTGTTCAGCCGTTCCACAAACCGCAGACCGTATTTGGACAGCCCTCCATTGCCCGGCTCCGCACAGCCGGAACCTATCAGATTCTGGTTATTGTACGTTAACTGCAGAATCCTTAGACCAAAGCCATGCAGCGCATCGAGCAGCTCCAGATTTTTTCCCAGCGCATCCGTTTCCTGTGCCGTTACAATCCCTGCCTTCCTGCCCTCACGTTTAGCCCTGCGGATATCCTCCGCCGTCAGTGCCTTCACCAGCCAGTCTGAGGAATCGAACTGCAGCTGAACCTCACCCATACTGGTAATCATACTCTCCGTATCATTCAGGTGCAGCTCGCGGTTCCCCGCCGTAATGCCGGACCTGTACCATTCCTCTTTGTACTCCGCAATCTCGCCGCTGGCCGACAGCCGGGTAATGATCTGCGCCGGCATGGCGCTGTAGACCATCGGTTCATCCTTGTACGGCTCGCACAGCTCCTTCACCTTAAGCGAGACACTCTCGGGAATTGCGCCTGGAGATAGAGGCCCCTGAAACAGCAGATCAATATTGATATTCTCTTCATGCAGGCGTTTCGCCCGCTCCTCCTGTGATGCACTCAGTCCGAAATCATACCAGCCTTCCTGTTCCTGTAAGCCCACTTGATTCAGCCCCTCTTATATTAACTACAGCTATCAACTTGATAGCTGGTTTTTGTCGTTCTTGTAATGTTCAACTATTCTATTGCTAGTATAATGTCTGATCTAAACTAGTAAAAACCACGTTGGCCCGTCGCTTTGCTGAGGGTTCACAATGCCCTGATTAGGGGATATGCGGTAGGCTTAATTGCACTTTGTACAACTAAACTGTCTCATTTACAACCGATTATCCGTTTAGTTGTATTTCGTACAATTAAACTGACCTATGTAGACGGGTTCTCGCCATTTGGGCAGATTTAGTTGTACAGACTACAGTTATAAGTGGCAAGCATCCCTTTTCGCTATTTTTAATTGTACATTATACAACTATCACTTAAGTTTCACTTGGAGCGAATACATCATCATCCATTGCTGCTTGCTGCATTGTTGAATCCACTCACTTCTTTATTTCTGATGTTGGACTAGTTACTCTTAATGTTACTCCTAATAAGACTTGAAAACGCAGTGTTCTGCGGAGCTGGTCAGCGTCAGGTTCGATCTAATTACAATGAAACTTCCACACCTTTATTCAGCGCAACCGCCTGTTTATAAATATAGAAGGCTGCGGCAAGATCCTGAACGGCAAGCCCCAGTCCCTTAAAAAGCGTGATTTCACTGCTGCTTCCCCTGCCCGGAACATGTCCCTTCAGCAGGCCGCCGATTTCACCAATAATATGGTCCGCCGTAATCGCCCCTTCACTGAGCGGGATCAGATAATCCCCCGCTTCATGGACCGCCGACTCCAGCCGGTCCACATAGAGCCTGGCCCCGGCTACCAGCGCCGTGTCCAGCTCCCGTTCATGCGCCCTGCATGCGCCGATCGCATTGATGTGCGCGCCTGGCTTCACCCAGGCGCCGTGCAGCACCGGCTCGCCCGCCGCCGTCGCCGTGCAGATAATGTCCGCGTCCATCACCGCGTCCTGCACAGACAGCGCTGCCGTGATCTCTGCGTTCCACCGGCTGCTCATGGCATCGGCGAACGCCCGGGCCTTGCCCGGCGTTCTGCTCCAGACCTTGGCGCGCTTAATGCCGCGCACCTGCAGCATCGCCTCCAGATGGCTCCGGGCCTGCTCCCCGGTGCCGAGAACCGCCAGGGACTCCGCCTCTTCCCTGGCGAGCAGCTTCGTCGCTGCCGCACTGACCGCCGCCGTGCGGATGGCTGTAATCGACTGGCCGTCCACTATGGCCAGCGGCACGCCGGTGGCGGCGTCGAACAACGACACCATCCCCTGATGCGACGGCAGACCGCTCCCGTGGTTGCCAGGGAATACGCTGATGATCTTAGCACCAGCGACCCCTTCACGCCGCAGATACCCCGGCATCAATCCCAGCACATTCCGCTCCTCCAGCGGAAGAACCTGGCGGAGACTCTGCACCGCCTCCCCCTCCGACAGGTCAGCGAGGACAGTTTCCATCACAGCGATGCAGGACTCCATCGT
This window encodes:
- the ruvB gene encoding Holliday junction branch migration DNA helicase RuvB, which translates into the protein MDDRIISANLMMDEQAVELSLRPRYLGEYIGQNQVKENLKIYIEAAKMRSEALDHVLLYGPPGLGKTTLANIIANELGVNLRTTSGPAIERPGDLAALLTNLQEGDVLFIDEIHRLHRTVEEVMYPAMEDFALDIMIGKGPSARSVRLDLPPFTLIGATTRAGLLSAPLRDRFGVVSRLEYYTIDELSFIVSRNAELLGIEILGDAAEEIALRARGTPRIANRLLKRVRDYAQVRGDGIITPEIAGESLKMLQVDPRGLDSIDHKMLQSMISSFRGGPVGLDTIAATIGEESQTIEDVYEPYLLQIGFLQRTPRGRIVTPAAYHHLGLPLPPQQN
- the ruvA gene encoding Holliday junction branch migration protein RuvA, producing MIDFLRGPVVHLESEYVVLDVQGVGYRVFCPNPYAFAKVEGPVTIFIHYQTREDATLLFGFPTREEQKLFRKLIEVSGIGPRVALGILTGGTPDQLISAIYQENITFLTKLPGIGKKTAQRMILDLKDKLDGFGGAALHTGLFAVAAEAQAKAEALPWEEARDALKALGYTDTELDRVWLTMKKEGTDTGPVDVLMKKALGLLFIAK
- the ruvC gene encoding crossover junction endodeoxyribonuclease RuvC, which codes for MRILGIDPGLAIVGFGFVDKTGNKLTPVQYGCIQTEAHTPEEERLLHVYEGMVQLIDKYKPDAVAVEKLFFSRNVTTALPVAQARGVLILAAVQRGLPVAEYTPMMVKQAVVGYGKAEKKQVQEMVKLLLKLSAVPKPDDVADALAVAVCHAHSVSLNSKLNEVLRK
- a CDS encoding BofC C-terminal domain-containing protein, producing the protein MGAACIVLTVLAWRGMQVPEEISALLDHSAWTLPGTLDATMEQTKEAGGSMPAVAAVYNHIESDEEERAAILDSKGLLEAVSREPVSRTVHLKTIYVSGEEVQTLPGNRNPSQLKVLIAQHSGWSGWLSREGDLWLEQRVNDLSPLTKKEAYFGVDEQGNLTLFKGPPASEKVMKTFFQLDMGSMKSSLPEGIWDQLHQGIRVQDMEEYNSVLSTFSDYARDSAEQVMHAE
- a CDS encoding serpin family protein, yielding MGRRISVLLLAVLLLAGCSEGGSPMSYSERQAAAAGLDSGLAERSNRLGAKLFGQLWKQGGGNLSVSPYSVAAALALAYNGSAGETAEELGTLLGYAPEERQKLNAAHQALLQLLTDGGPGVQLKIANSVWGMKGLPLRKDYLKTGKDFYNAEIKTTDLTARKSVTQINDWVSEHTEHRINEMLTEPPGQRAVAVLVNALYFKGGWSDIFPEEATEPADFYPPDGTAVQAVMMKRSGYFQYAENEDWQAVKLPYGEGQMEMLVVLPGEDSSLQELADQLAAGKLPLLDDGFASTQGTLRLPRFTASYGTELADALQALGVKRAFDPDLGDFSLLADLGLPVYFSKVIHKTYIDVNERGTEAAASTVIEMLAGSAPPADTPFEMTVNRPFLFMIRDVQTRVVLFLGAIENPLNTD
- a CDS encoding CocE/NonD family hydrolase: MNSYLQQTSFNFYCSGIYSGKIRFTDQVVMHAKVDTRRRTQMQENVLEAGAKYVLPLARIAEQLSIYTSAEWLGDEVVLENGDKYQKHITYQAEISGAERTSQVWAYRGGTALDIVTLDGEVIAFLTPNRYGIELIVKAGYEQLTPLALYAEPLLSQPEYGVNDLGAYLVPMRDGVKLATDLFLPEGLEPGTKVPTILVRTCYDRNGKKEIFMRWANKGYAVVSQDVRGRADSEGELIPFYNERDDGYDTIDWIIAQPWSDGKVGMWGASYLGYVVVAAATSGHPNLLAVVDEVNVGSPFVDTARKGGTLCSWPLLSWTLAQSVGTRTDFDIFGGITVDPEAAVDARPIRDIPQQMIGRTSGPWELWSQHPEYDDFWRNCTFTERGDQVKVPMYVISGWYDGDSPGVSETWRMLTEHDVKSRKIRLGAWEHGPNRARDLLGVSFGNDAVVYDYDISVLRWFDRFLKDIPNGIDQEPRASYYVVGENRWRTSEDWTPAEAVITPFYLGGNGRANSSLGDGRLAAEPEEHSAADTYIYNPADPVADSGEREPENMRKHELRSDIVVYTSEPLAERLTIAGELSAVIYAASTGLDTDWVVTLSDVNEQGDSIRLSNYIVRAKYRHGLEQPQLLVPGQVEQYDIFMQNIAHTFAAGHRVRFTVTSSSKFVAFPNTNTGNNPYEDAEAVIVQQTICHNHEYPSHIKLPVVPNC
- a CDS encoding dipeptidase produces the protein MGLQEQEGWYDFGLSASQEERAKRLHEENINIDLLFQGPLSPGAIPESVSLKVKELCEPYKDEPMVYSAMPAQIITRLSASGEIAEYKEEWYRSGITAGNRELHLNDTESMITSMGEVQLQFDSSDWLVKALTAEDIRRAKREGRKAGIVTAQETDALGKNLELLDALHGFGLRILQLTYNNQNLIGSGCAEPGNGGLSKYGLRFVERLNTLRIIVDTGHCGRQTTLDACAASSAPVIASHTGVEAIYPHMRCKSDEEIRAIAATGGVIGIFAMPWFVHEDPDHTTIEHVLDHIEYVIRLVGADHVGIGTDWPMSDLGWSLVFFKEHIAPKLGFAKGDGPSTETVAGLEKYSYFSNFTRGLVGRGYSDEEIAKIMGGNWLRVFEQICG
- a CDS encoding ornithine cyclodeaminase family protein, which encodes MINGKEVAEILTMESCIAVMETVLADLSEGEAVQSLRQVLPLEERNVLGLMPGYLRREGVAGAKIISVFPGNHGSGLPSHQGMVSLFDAATGVPLAIVDGQSITAIRTAAVSAAATKLLAREEAESLAVLGTGEQARSHLEAMLQVRGIKRAKVWSRTPGKARAFADAMSSRWNAEITAALSVQDAVMDADIICTATAAGEPVLHGAWVKPGAHINAIGACRAHERELDTALVAGARLYVDRLESAVHEAGDYLIPLSEGAITADHIIGEIGGLLKGHVPGRGSSSEITLFKGLGLAVQDLAAAFYIYKQAVALNKGVEVSL